The Methanosphaera stadtmanae DSM 3091 genome includes a window with the following:
- a CDS encoding UPF0179 family protein, whose protein sequence is MITLIGTSLAKKGLVFIFYGGSSKCESCRFNRTCLNLEKGRKYIITNVKKVTHKCPLHKNGRVQTVEVEPATIRTAVETKKAYKGSTIIFRNPTCVCECENHDICYPEGLYNDDKCQIEEIGPELVCKNGRNLTEVILSH, encoded by the coding sequence ATGATTACATTAATAGGTACAAGTTTAGCAAAAAAAGGGTTGGTATTTATATTCTATGGTGGTTCAAGTAAATGTGAGTCATGTAGATTTAATAGAACATGTTTAAATCTTGAAAAGGGACGTAAATATATAATAACTAATGTTAAGAAAGTTACACATAAATGTCCACTACATAAAAATGGTAGAGTACAAACTGTTGAAGTTGAACCTGCTACTATTAGAACTGCTGTCGAAACTAAAAAGGCTTATAAAGGTTCTACAATAATATTTAGAAATCCTACCTGTGTATGTGAATGTGAAAATCATGATATATGTTATCCTGAGGGATTGTATAATGATGATAAGTGTCAAATTGAAGAAATTGGTCCAGAACTTGTTTGTAAAAATGGAAGAAATTTAACAGAAGTAATTTTAAGTCATTAA
- a CDS encoding MIP/aquaporin family protein, giving the protein MTDMKKIMAEIVGTFILVFFGTASVVLTLFINDGQTFPSIYNIGITLPDWIGIGLAFGLALVVAIHALGPISGAHFNPAVTIGLWAGKKFPGKDVIPYVIAQFIGAIIASAALLAISGPKASTIGALGGVGPFGDISIIGMFIVEFLGTALLMYVIMATAVDKNAPSIDAALDIGLVLAGIVIALGNFTGCGINPARAFSPMLFNFFVSGANAFIYYPIYFIAPIVGAIVAVYLYDYFHKEIGY; this is encoded by the coding sequence ATGACTGATATGAAAAAAATAATGGCTGAAATCGTTGGTACATTTATTCTTGTATTCTTTGGTACAGCATCAGTTGTATTAACATTATTTATCAATGATGGACAGACATTCCCAAGTATATATAATATTGGAATTACACTGCCTGATTGGATTGGAATTGGTTTAGCATTTGGTCTTGCATTAGTAGTTGCAATACATGCACTAGGTCCTATATCAGGGGCACATTTTAACCCTGCAGTAACTATAGGATTATGGGCAGGTAAAAAATTCCCAGGAAAAGATGTAATACCTTATGTAATTGCACAATTTATAGGAGCAATCATAGCTTCTGCTGCATTACTTGCAATTTCCGGTCCAAAAGCATCCACCATTGGAGCTTTAGGAGGAGTTGGACCATTTGGAGATATTTCAATAATAGGAATGTTCATTGTAGAATTCCTTGGTACAGCACTATTGATGTATGTAATTATGGCTACAGCTGTAGATAAAAATGCACCATCTATTGATGCAGCTTTAGATATAGGTTTAGTATTAGCAGGTATTGTTATTGCATTAGGTAACTTCACAGGTTGTGGAATTAACCCAGCTCGTGCATTCTCACCAATGCTTTTCAACTTCTTTGTAAGTGGAGCAAACGCATTTATATACTATCCTATTTACTTCATTGCACCTATTGTAGGAGCAATTGTAGCAGTATACTTATATGACTACTTCCATAAAGAAATAGGATACTAA
- a CDS encoding NAD(P)-dependent glycerol-1-phosphate dehydrogenase — translation MDFRNVQLPREIHSGSGIIEEIGDVCDNLLPKKDVTILTGPTTKKIAGNHVIEILKESNYEISEITVNLATEESVEEVVKDSKDSSAILGVGGGKVIDVAKMASTINHIPLISVPTTAAHDGMASPRASIKNDKGTVSLKANAPFALIADTTIISQAPYRFTAAGFSDIISNLTAVEDWKLAYKLINEPFSDSAAALSVMTAKLLIDEADNIHPNNENSASVVVKGLISSGMAISIAGNSRPASGSEHKFSHALDMIAPKPALHGEQCGVGTIMMMYLQGGDWQNIKSVLEKVNAPTTAKELGIDEEYIIEALIQAHNIRKERYTILGDRGLTREAAENIALKTHVIE, via the coding sequence ATGGATTTTAGAAATGTACAGTTACCACGTGAAATACATTCTGGTTCTGGAATCATAGAAGAAATTGGTGATGTATGTGATAATTTACTACCAAAAAAGGATGTAACTATATTAACAGGACCTACAACAAAAAAAATTGCTGGAAATCATGTTATTGAGATCTTAAAAGAATCAAATTATGAAATTTCAGAAATAACAGTTAATTTGGCTACTGAAGAATCTGTTGAAGAAGTTGTTAAAGATTCAAAAGATTCATCTGCAATACTTGGTGTAGGTGGAGGAAAAGTAATTGATGTGGCAAAAATGGCATCAACAATAAATCATATTCCATTAATAAGTGTTCCTACAACAGCAGCACATGATGGAATGGCATCTCCACGTGCATCAATAAAAAATGATAAAGGAACTGTATCATTAAAAGCTAATGCTCCATTTGCATTAATTGCAGATACAACTATTATTTCACAAGCCCCATATCGTTTTACAGCAGCTGGATTTAGTGATATTATATCTAATCTAACAGCAGTTGAAGATTGGAAACTAGCTTATAAATTAATAAATGAACCATTTAGTGATTCAGCAGCAGCATTGTCTGTTATGACTGCAAAATTATTGATTGATGAAGCAGATAATATTCATCCAAACAATGAAAATAGTGCAAGTGTTGTTGTTAAAGGTTTAATAAGTAGTGGTATGGCAATAAGTATAGCTGGAAATAGTAGACCTGCAAGTGGATCTGAACATAAATTTAGTCATGCACTAGATATGATAGCACCTAAACCTGCATTACATGGAGAACAATGTGGTGTTGGTACTATAATGATGATGTATTTACAAGGTGGAGATTGGCAAAATATAAAATCTGTTTTAGAAAAAGTTAATGCACCAACAACAGCTAAAGAATTGGGTATTGATGAAGAATATATAATAGAAGCATTAATTCAAGCCCATAATATTCGCAAGGAACGTTATACTATTTTAGGTGATCGTGGCTTAACAAGAGAAGCTGCTGAAAATATAGCATTAAAAACTCATGTTATAGAATAA